One genomic region from Henningerozyma blattae CBS 6284 chromosome 2, complete genome encodes:
- the TBLA0B03410 gene encoding uncharacterized protein, protein MTEPTPSYSYCQVTKDILQGFRPVEAKFLPKDYPALSNKTAIVTGCNTGIGFGVMRLLYEKNRNVIGEVKRPNKKVLQEFPLSKGSISIIGNCDFSDLENIPKVALEIKNALSGRPINLIIHNAGLMSSSNNGTSKQGYKAMFQTNVMGPQLLQYFLDPLFLKQDDDLKRIGWVSSGAHLLRFPEYGINWEDPGFTKVLVTKRPSANKLYGQSKASNILQAKAYATKNREIFDKMGCISVSVYPGNLKTYLQRYWGWLRRKTIGELFFDGKYGAYTELYAALSPELTVKDQGSYVVPFGAVAPPRSDVAKGLLNGTDLKFWDMVDNMIELYKEIAYI, encoded by the coding sequence ATGACTGAACCAACACCATCATATTCCTATTGTCAAGTGacaaaagatattttgCAAGGGTTTAGACCTGTTGAAGCAAAATTTTTACCAAAAGATTATCCAGCACTTTCAAATAAGACTGCTATTGTTACCGGTTGTAACACAGGGATTGGCTTTGGAGTGATGAGATtattatatgaaaaaaatcgTAACGTCATTGGTGAGGTGAAGAGGCCAAACAAAAAAGTATTGCAAGAATTTCCCTTATCTAAAGGCTCTATCTCCATTATTGGAAATTGTGATTTCTcagatttggaaaatattccaaaagtTGCCCTGGAGATTAAAAATGCTCTAAGTGGCAGAcctattaatttaattatccACAATGCAGGTTTAATGTCCAGTAGTAACAATGGCACATCTAAACAAGGCTACAAAGCTATGTTCCAAACTAATGTAATGGGCCCACAATTATTACAGTATTTCCTAGACCctctatttttaaaacaagaTGACGACTTAAAAAGAATTGGTTGGGTTTCTTCTGGGGCTCATCTTTTACGGTTCCCAGAATACGGTATCAACTGGGAAGATCCAGGTTTTACAAAAGTTCTGGTAACCAAAAGGCCCTCTGCTAATAAGCTATATGGTCAATCCAAAGCCAGTAATATTCTTCAGGCAAAAGCTTATGCAACTAAAAATAgagaaatttttgataaGATGGGGTGTATATCAGTCAGTGTATACCCAGGTAATTTGAAAACATATCTACAGAGATATTGGGGTTGGTTAAGAAGAAAAACTATCggtgaattattttttgacGGTAAGTATGGTGCTTATACTGAATTATATGCTGCTTTATCACCGGAATTAACTGTAAAGGATCAAGGTTCTTACGTAGTCCCTTTTGGAGCAGTCGCACCACCAAGATCAGATGTGGCTAAAGGTTTACTGAATGGAACTGACCTTAAATTCTGGGATATGGTGGATAATATGATTGAACTTTATAAAGAGATTgcatatatttaa
- the TBLA0B03400 gene encoding uncharacterized protein (similar to Saccharomyces cerevisiae YOR289W; ancestral locus Anc_8.751) has product MNSVYTYCCFNQLDHNLTGAKLFKFSHVLHHLRPQKNLGDSDENVDQLAKQQPILQNCPLFVTWHKNNHLRGCIGTFTSQPLSIALHKYSLISAMEDPRFPPIRRSEISELSVDVSLLYEFEIIYKMLDETDESSKSNSIKDIYNWEIGKHGIEIKFLNPLHPNRKCSATFLPSVAIEQEWDKTTTFKYLFAKGLGTDDIEDKRVREIMDNKEDYLIKVIRYESMKSSLSYLEYCKLNDDME; this is encoded by the coding sequence ATGAATTCTGTTTATACTTATTGTTGCTTTAATCAATTAGATCATAATTTAACCGGtgcaaaattatttaaattttctcaTGTATTACATCATCTACGTcctcaaaaaaatttgggAGATAGTGATGAAAATGTGGATCAACTAGCAAAACAGCAGCCGATATTACAAAACTGTCCATTATTCGTTACATGGCACAAAAATAACCATTTAAGAGGCTGTATTGGTACTTTTACATCTCAACCTTTAAGCATTGCACTACATAAATATTCACTAATATCTGCTATGGAGGATCCAAGATTTCCTCCGATACGTAGATCAGAAATATCAGAATTATCAGTCGATGTTTCATTATTgtatgaatttgaaattatttataaaatgcTAGATGAAACTGACGAATCAAGTAAAagtaattcaattaaagatatataCAATTGGGAAATTGGTAAGCATGGGATTGAgattaaatttttgaacCCATTACATCCCAATAGAAAGTGTTCTGCTACCTTTTTACCTAGTGTAGCCATAGAACAAGAATGGGATAAAACGACTactttcaaatatttatttgcaAAGGGACTGGGAACTGATGATATAGAAGATAAAAGAGTCAGAGAGATTATGGATAATAAGGAAGATTATTTGATCAAAGTAATCAGATATGAAAGTATGAAATCCTCTTTAAGCTATCTAGAGTATTGTAAACTTAATGATGATATGGAATAA
- the TBLA0B03420 gene encoding alpha/beta hydrolase (similar to Saccharomyces cerevisiae FSH2 (YMR222C); ancestral locus Anc_8.741) — translation MPKILLLHGYMQSDTIVSAKTGALRKALKKMGYQVFTPCGQYPVYSEDVIQDEIMEKDPEITTNKYGWWKKSKGENPLSSYKISSDTFKYLHDYLLQNGPFEGIAGFSQGGGLAGYLATDVPGLLDLPKSFTPSFMLIFSGFRLEPEQLVKQYKTSPITIPSLHILGEMDTVVDENRSLKLYDECPDDLKTLLRHSGGHVVPNSKIYVQQMCAWISANTDGSSLPPSLLNSNSVSTTTLNSTENNNKATQSTTDSKKDLKKPDLDQDLLDMIDGLGKI, via the coding sequence ATgccaaaaattttattattacatgGATACATGCAAAGTGATACCATTGTATCAGCCAAAACTGGTGCTTTACGTAAAGCCCTTAAAAAAATGGGATATCAAGTCTTTACACCATGTGGACAATACCCAGTTTATTCAGAAGATGTTATCCAAGATGAAATTATGGAAAAGGATCCTGAAATTActacaaataaatatggtTGGTGGAAAAAATCAAAGGGTGAAAATCCGTTAAGTTCATACAAAATCTCTAGTGAcacatttaaatatttacatgATTATCTGCTACAAAATGGCCCATTTGAAGGGATTGCAGGGTTTTCTCAAGGTGGTGGGCTTGCTGGTTATTTAGCTACTGATGTTCCAGGGTTACTAGATTTACCTAAATCTTTCACCCCATCGTTCATGTTAATATTTAGTGGGTTTAGATTAGAGCCCGAACAACTAGTTAAACAATATAAAACGTCACCCATCACTATACCTTCTTTACATATATTAGGTGAAATGGATACTGTCGTTGATGAAAATAGATCCTTGAAGCTATATGATGAATGCCCTGATGATTTAAAGACTTTATTAAGACATTCTGGCGGACATGTTGTGCCAAACTCCAAAATTTATGTACAACAGATGTGTGCTTGGATTAGTGCTAATACTGATGGTTCAAGCTTACCTccttctttattaaattccaaCAGTGTTAGTACAACAACATTAAATTCCACtgaaaacaacaacaaagCTACTCAATCTACGACTGATTCCAAGAAAGATCTCAAAAAACCAGATTTAGACCAAGATCTTTTAGATATGATCGATGGCCTAGGGAAGATATGA
- the ERG8 gene encoding phosphomevalonate kinase (similar to Saccharomyces cerevisiae ERG8 (YMR220W); ancestral locus Anc_8.737), with protein MKETVRAFSSPGKAFLAGGYLVLDPTYKAYVVAVSARMHVIVTSSFQNTKNTDTVKIVVTSEQFNGDTWSYVVDYNNSKFVKEINERNNPFIESVITNIFAYFSTDLTEVPNISIKIYSDPEYHSAEECIQRTNGILTLNYFNKPINKVAKTGLGSSASLTTSLMTALYSVLKSSFDINSADDLKKIHNLAQVAHCQAQGKIGSGFDIAAATFGSIIYRRFDPKLIKNLPNLQTNLKPYSSSLRILVNEVNWNTISERIKLPDRLRLVMGDVNSGSETPKLVSTVQKWYSDNEADGFKVYQNINKGNMEFVQSLSNLNEISVNNPDLYKQIIDEVSTDHSAIEKYTDIRNIKDSILTVRKNFRYITKQSGAEIEPQIQTELLDNCNKLNGVLTCMIPGAGGFDAIAVITTTGTNLTKLTQGKEEFKNVKWLNLRQANYGLQEEDPTMYDNML; from the coding sequence ATGAAAGAGACTGTTCGTGCTTTCTCTTCACCAGGAAAGGCATTTTTAGCTGGGGGTTATTTGGTATTGGACCCTACCTATAAAGCTTATGTAGTTGCAGTTTCTGCTCGAATGCATGTGATTGTTACTTCATCATTTCaaaatactaaaaataCTGATACTGTTAAAATTGTTGTAACAAGTGAACAATTCAATGGTGATACATGGTCCTATGTAGTTGATTATaacaattcaaaatttgttAAAGAGATTAATGAGAGGAACAACCCGTTTATTGAATCGGTTATTACCAATATTTTTGCATATTTTAGTACAGACTTAACGGAAGTTcctaatatttcaattaagATATATTCTGATCCTGAATATCATTCTGCAGAAGAATGTATTCAAAGGACAAATGGTATTCTGAccttaaattattttaataagcCAATTAATAAGGTTGCCAAGACAGGTCTCGGATCTTCAGCATCTCTCACCACATCTCTTATGACTGCTCTATATTCAGTATTGAAATCATCCTTCGATATCAATTCAGCagatgatttaaaaaaaattcacaATTTGGCTCAGGTTGCTCATTGTCAAGCTCAAGGTAAAATTGGTAGTGGGTTTGATATTGCTGCTGCAACGTTTGgttcaattatatatagGAGATTTGACCCTAAACtgattaaaaatttaccaaatCTACAAACTAATTTGAAGCCATATAGCTCCAGTTTAAGAATTCTAGTAAATGAAGTTAATTGGAATACAATTTCTGAAAGAATAAAACTTCCAGATAGACTAAGATTGGTAATGGGTGATGTTAATTCTGGTTCAGAAACGCCGAAGCTAGTATCAACAGTTCAAAAATGGTACTCTGATAATGAAGCTGATGGATTTAAAGtctatcaaaatattaataaggGTAATATGGAATTTGTCCAAAgtttatctaatttaaatgaaatttccGTTAATAACCCCGACTTATACAAAcaaattattgatgaagTTTCCACAGATCACTCagctattgaaaaatatacagatataagaaatattaaagactCAATCCTAACTGTTCGCAAAAATTTTAGGTATATTACCAAGCAGTCAGGTGCAGAAATCGAACCACAAATTCAGACAGAACTTCTagataattgtaataaGTTAAATGGCGTTTTAACATGTATGATCCCTGGTGCAGGTGGTTTTGACGCAATTGCAGTTATTACAACTACTGGCACTAACTTAACTAAACTAACCCAAGGTAAGGAGGAGTTTAAAAACGTTAAATGGTTAAATTTAAGACAAGCAAATTATGGTCTTCAGGAAGAAGACCCAACTATGTACGATAATATGTTATGA
- the FMP42 gene encoding Fmp42p (similar to Saccharomyces cerevisiae YMR221C; ancestral locus Anc_8.739), which produces MHKILTIACAALWSLFSSGIIFGFAAFKPTLIQQGIYSELCDDTSILNIPIESCVAQDLKLNKMFATAAAATNAMALPVGYILDHYGPSIAALHGAFFLILSSLCFIFHQTISWVDPYFIGYICLALGGPFLFISTFHLANIYPARSGSILALLTGTFDSSSALFLIYRLLYQNVLPTFTISKFFTVYLVVPIFIIFVQFTIMPWKAIKSVGTTAKVAIEGLDEHGMPISTSDIEDELENDSTPLLTDSTVSPYQPDLVDENTTAGQSSSPGENRPMKSKKCMSRRKSTVEINIEERLQAETGGLFAIMDEKTITEQIYSPWFYMMLIFASILMLRINYYVATVYSQELYLLGDAKLASKFNAIFDIALPLGGIVAIPVVGMILDNLTTLHSLVTLFIVSIIVSILGLIKNAYTANMLGMLILVVYRPFYYTMVSDYTMKTFGFDTFGMVYGLLTCVCGIFNMLQSQLDYWTQTKFNMNPSPINIILLLATAVSGFILISFLHIKLSQVKLEGTSDDDEEQFV; this is translated from the coding sequence ATGCATAAAATATTGACGATTGCATGTGCAGCTCTATGGTCGTTATTTTCTTCAGGGATCATCTTTGGGTTTGCTGCTTTTAAACCAACATTAATACAACAGGGAATCTATTCAGAGCTATGTGATGATACCtctattttgaatattccAATAGAAAGTTGTGTTGCTCAAGATCTGAAACTGAATAAGATGTTTGCtacagcagcagcagcaacAAATGCCATGGCTTTGCCAGTTGGTTATATATTAGATCACTACGGACCTAGTATTGCCGCTTTACATGGCGCTTTCTTCTTAATTCTATCCTCAttatgttttatttttcatcaaaCTATTTCATGGGTTGATCCATATTTTATTGGATATATTTGCTTAGCTCTGGGTGgtccatttttatttatatccACCTTCCATCTGGCAAATATTTATCCTGCCAGATCTGGGTCCATTCTAGCCTTGTTGACGGGTACTTTCGATTCATCAAGTGCattgtttttaatatatagaCTACTGTATCAAAATGTTTTACCAACTTTTACGATTTCGAAATTTTTTACAGTTTATTTGGTTGTACCaatctttatcatttttgTTCAATTTACTATTATGCCTTGGAAAGCCATTAAGAGTGTTGGTACTACTGCCAAAGTCGCTATTGAAGGGTTAGATGAACATGGTATGCCAATAAGTACATCAGATAtagaagatgaattagaaaatgattcTACTCCATTATTGACTGACTCAACTGTATCACCATATCAACCCGATTTAGTTGATGAAAATACTACTGCAGGCCAGTCTTCGTCACCTGGTGAAAATCGTCCAATGAAGTCAAAAAAATGCATGAGTAGAAGAAAATCAACTgttgaaataaatatagaagAACGGTTACAAGCTGAAACAGGCGGCTTATTTGCTATAATGGATGAGAAAACAATAACGGAACAAATCTATAGCCCATGGTTTTACATGATGTTAATATTTGCATCAATTCTAATGTTAcgtattaattattatgtAGCTACAGTTTATTCACAAGAATTATATCTATTGGGTGATGCAAAATTAGCTTCTAAATTCAATGCTATTTTCGATATTGCACTACCACTTGGAGGCATTGTCGCTATACCAGTTGTAGGGATgatattagataatttaactACTTTACACTCGCTGGTAACGTTATTCATTGTTTCAATTATCGTGAGTATTTTAGGTCTAATTAAAAATGCATATACCGCTAACATGTTAGGAATGCTTATTTTAGTAGTGTACCGACCATTTTATTACACAATGGTGTCTGATTATACAATGAAAACATTTGGATTTGATACCTTTGGAATGGTATATGGATTATTAACATGTGTGTGTGGTATATTTAACATGCTACAATCACAATTAGATTACTGGACTCAAACAAAGTTTAATATGAATCCAAGtccaataaatattatattgcTTTTAGCTACTGCTGTATCAGGATTCATATTAATTTCCTTTCTTCATATTAAATTGTCTCAAGTTAAATTAGAAGGAACatctgatgatgatgaggaACAATTTGTATAG
- the TBLA0B03440 gene encoding uncharacterized protein (similar to Saccharomyces cerevisiae RFM1 (YOR279C); ancestral locus Anc_8.738) translates to MSELDLLHSENNSSSEHTNNCSRDHLLPEQLIKDLQSITETNSTSGISYEEGFEEISSTKEPIDQSHYDPNNTNITHIEEPSNNGENIEVDHNEKSNEGTLLKNNIVEEDKSNSTSMNTKEKIVEENNLINNEINNKSEDLEETKISRDINCNSAEYILLQTKERRKKLKIKSNQLMENIQPNEFEGYYDFYLLNTFKRGQSSAGIVDMDALRRREHNIYYKKIGFDDVNDDENIPENEYKDTIIDCRDSNFDADYIEETRHSLKNNSTNNHTNKIQPRRRLTRSQVSNKETPNSSSTSLVSVASKDNKKSEDSPSTTNTTDNDNNGDIENGYVKPLYESLVSKVKKPYRRSDWVLPTKYRYTREKHFHTKPTFEVIKINELINNTKFKTILSRFEGGLAGVYKRNNNTAP, encoded by the coding sequence ATGTCGGAACTAGACTTACTTCATTCTGAgaataattcatcttctgAGCATACTAATAATTGTAGTAGAGATCATTTATTACCAGAACAGCTAATCAAAGATTTACAATCGATTACAGAAACCAATTCAACATCTGGGATTTCATATGAAGAAggatttgaagaaatatcaTCTACTAAAGAGCCCATTGACCAGTCACACTATGATCCTAATAACACAAATATAACACATATAGAAGAACCTAGTAATAATggtgaaaatattgaagttgatcataatgaaaaatcaaatgaaGGGACATTacttaaaaataatatagtgGAAGAAGATAAAAGTAATTCGACAAGCATGAATACTAAGgaaaaaattgttgaagagaataatttaatcaataatgaaataaataataagagTGAGGATTTagaagaaacaaaaatttcaagagatattaattgtaatagtgctgaatatattttactaCAAActaaagaaagaagaaagaaattaaaaattaaatcaaatcaattaatggaaaatatacaacctaatgaatttgaagGCTATTACGACttctatttattaaatacttttaaaagAGGACAATCGTCTGCTGGAATTGTTGATATGGATGCGCTTAGGAGGAGGGaacataatatatattacaaaaaaataggaTTCGATGAtgttaatgatgatgaaaatatcCCGGAGaatgaatataaagatACAATCATCGATTGTAGGGATTCAAATTTTGACGCGGattatattgaagaaaCAAGACAcagtttaaaaaataatagcaCCAACAATCATACAAATAAAATCCAACCAAGAAGACGACTTACTAGATCCCAAGTTTCCAATAAAGAAACTCcaaattcatcttcaacTTCGTTAGTGTCTGTCGCTTCAAAGGATAATAAGAAATCTGAAGATTCTCCTTCAACAACTAATACAAcagataatgataataacggcgatattgaaaatgggTATGTAAAACCACTTTATGAATCACTTGTATCGAAAGTTAAAAAACCATATAGAAGATCAGATTGGGTTCTTCCAAcaaaatatagatatacACGAGAAAAACATTTCCATACAAAACCAACCTTTGaagttattaaaataaatgaactgataaataatacaaaatttaaaacaattttatcTAGATTTGAAGGTGGACTTGCCGGTGTATACAAGAGAAATAACAATACTGCGCCATAA
- the MTF1 gene encoding RNA polymerase specificity factor (similar to Saccharomyces cerevisiae MTF1 (YMR228W); ancestral locus Anc_8.755) — protein MQLPKFHYGTRHLIDSTAIRGILHNSKVFPRSHVLELYPGIGPFSNEIQKLYNPPHHLLLEPRKNFKATLSENFPNLNNCELDPYDWSTYHILAKSQELNFHPLIQDWSKPNDDLVFVANLTNPHNEGLLMQWLDCITRRNWLYKFGKVPMIIWINSHLAGKLLAPYGSSLRSKRSTFMETLTEISVLAHHKDETYPGVKNHIVETQDSNTKPQEIVEFDDSMIWPIKATKSASSESIVCLKVVPNGKEIDFEPWEFITKHLYMSKITPFKDIADSLGHGGYEYFEPQFRDNQELWNKKPVNMTPKEFIEISNVFMNWPFKPDYRSDFLNIFSEDM, from the coding sequence ATGCAACTACCAAAGTTTCATTATGGGACTCGTCACCTAATTGATTCAACCGCTATTAGGGGAATATTGCATAATTCAAAAGTATTTCCTAGATCTCATGTGCTAGAATTATATCCAGGTATAGGGCCTTTCTCTAATGAGATCCAAAAATTGTATAATCCACCACaccatttattattagagccacgtaaaaatttcaaagcTACACTTAGTGAGAATTTTCCTAATCTTAATAATTGTGAATTGGATCCATATGATTGGTCTACATATCATATTTTAGCCAAGAGCCAAGAATTGAATTTCCATCCATTGATACAAGATTGGTCCAAGCCTAATGATGATCTAGTCTTTGTAGCTAATTTAACTAACCCACATAACGAAGGTTTATTAATGCAATGGTTAGATTGTATCACCAGAAGAAATTGGTTGTATAAATTCGGTAAAGTCCCCATGATAATTTGGATTAATTCTCACCTTGCAGGGAAATTATTAGCACCTTATGGGAGTTCTTTAAGGTCGAAGCGTTCTACATTTATGGAGACCTTGACTGAGATAAGTGTATTAGCACATCATAAGGATGAAACATATCCCGGAGTTAAAAACCATATAGTAGAGACTCAAGATTCAAATACAAAACCTCAAGAAATTgttgaatttgatgattCAATGATATGGCCAATTAAAGCCACTAAGTCTGCATCAAGTGAAAGTATAGTGTGCTTGAAAGTGGTTCCTAACGGCAAAGAAATCGATTTTGAGCCTTGGGAATTTATAACAAAGCATCTTTATATGTCCAAAATTACTCCCTTTAAGGATATAGCAGATTCATTAGGGCATGGTGGCtatgaatattttgaaccTCAATTTAGAGACAATCAAGAGTTGTGGAACAAGAAACCTGTAAATATGACACCcaaagaatttattgaaatatccAATGTGTTTATGAATTGGCCATTTAAACCAGATTACCGTTCTGATTTCTTGAATATCTTTAGTGAAGATATGTAA
- the TBLA0B03380 gene encoding Mpv17/PMP22 family protein (similar to Saccharomyces cerevisiae YOR292C; ancestral locus Anc_8.759) has product MKILTTPLQRQYTGLIVSELLLLFLTGINYTSYYESNPVFITVMIDSILFAFSDTLAQLIAVEQKKLNAKKNKKKSFENIGEKYEPVSRTSSFDYYRSLTFIIWGILMAYLQLVWYEYLRSKFQDNYFMIVLADQAIFVPISLAGMLVYVNYIQDFGDLKLLISKFKNLFVYTLICNYIVWPVIQYCNFKYIPDYLQVPFGCAIGVVWNCFICIIQH; this is encoded by the coding sequence ATGAAGATACTGACAACTCCCCTTCAAAGGCAATACACAGGGTTAATTGTTTCTGAGCTTTTGTTGCTATTTTTGACTGGAATCAACTATACAAGTTACTATGAGTCTAATCCTGTTTTTATCACAGTGATGAttgattcaattttatttgcaTTTTCAGATACATTGGCTCAATTAATAGCTGtggaacaaaaaaaattaaatgccaagaaaaataagaaaaaatcatttgaaaatattggaGAGAAATATGAACCAGTGTCACGTACAAGCTcatttgattattatagATCTCTCACGTTCATCATATGGGGGATTCTAATGGCATATTTGCAATTGGTTTGGTACGAATATTTGAGGTCCAAATTTCAAGATAACTATTTTATGATCGTATTGGCTGATCAAGCCATTTTTGTCCCCATATCCCTTGCAGGGATGCTAGTGTATgtcaattatattcaagATTTTGGAGATTTGaagttattaatatcaaaattcaaaaactTATTTGTCTATACCTTAATTTGCAATTACATTGTTTGGCCAGTGATACAGtattgtaattttaaatatatccCTGATTACTTACAAGTGCCTTTTGGTTGTGCCATTGGGGTCGTCTGGAACTGTTTCATTTGCATCATTCAACATTAG